The following are encoded in a window of Rissa tridactyla isolate bRisTri1 chromosome 3, bRisTri1.patW.cur.20221130, whole genome shotgun sequence genomic DNA:
- the URB2 gene encoding unhealthy ribosome biogenesis protein 2 homolog isoform X4, which yields MAAIYSGIYLKLKSAKTPWEDKIKLARFAWVSHQCVLPNKEQVLLDWVSHALVSYYNKKFELEEEVVEKLWAYLDNVIHSRRLQNLLKSGKTIGLSFSIAQVINERLSEACSQKTQQNIGTVLSCSSGILSTPSLSIIYTAKCELLVDLLSKLSKLACQQLASDDTVGSQVFSVLQLTFAQYLLIQRQQTNPNRVFGQVTSHLLQPCLLLRHLLTVRSWTQADDNHVRQHLSREIRNQVETLLQAGLFQPELLSSYKEELLPEQELQVKKKGALKSLLLPVNTVQTKLSSGFCEPALHGAVVAGSVSLLYKLFLDSYCKAENHLACFHMLSRLFSCLRFPALQQGILSPADWSTELLALEQLLNLVLSSDIYNVASDRIRHKEIQFGFYRKLAQMLVSHSQASIPAWFRCLKLLMSLNHLIIEPDLDALVASAWIDAEVSEPRTKKPQEALISTMFQTYSKLRQFPRLFEEVLTVICRPAADEPRLPVFSAGLTGKLRECLLELPPNQILDILCLCVEKCQTLIIPAVERSADMALKLLSLSSVLHAFLFNMRSLDDITPSPVVLRTQSLLSKMQKGIIQPLMELLQAPRREEEKSDLWLRKASDSALLLVYTWVEVDTLFGVSCSKYVSPAAEIAGAVTASAARRWGIPAFLSGVEEQCWERVMELANSFASTSKYCLELLTLQKIKMILMQTEADLQALQHAAALILESGRSSMSRGESEPWDGDISAISDLTYPTAHWHLVISNLTILLPYLSLKDVEYIANVLLETLVLAKAQEAAADQEPSISIGKISLGLMHSSFLPEMMVLHCTFLTSLIHQFTRVLPSAARDSVDLPLQQLSAGNIPWHEEILASCRPVDPLEAPSENKLLKDELSLSRKTLEKVAQCIILLAKNGRPLILKESQLESCLGLLEIASLLKLDSLLPSDCTRCFLVLLSLLANTRASASCSKPLLLKFLSTCFHLLRCLHAGRNANSVFKVFHASDVLETVMTSQLTASKFFTDVLTVPDWAQYLQEVQAFLEDFLRMIVERRQSVRLNLEKFMSFLVSCEPDIGAAKSKGWKNWNPAAGQLLLMAFTTLCHVITLYLEQLPQKKLQSTDVLSALLEPVVLQMVRTVEQGLQSNTQNQPLPVTFIPSVTTLLKADLSHAVKRGWQKEPSGFLEQPRIKLYQKFYSQILRELPCAGDNLQFLQSALQFLTVFCSVPELYPGEETAVTVVFAIKKLLAGAAVTTQVIQSVETELTEVLVQLLGNCSAEEFYTIMRLVLQGLEMKNIWQQKAKEVLSAVTLMKLLLSCPLRGDKEKAFWFASPQIITALAHSPNGSSGSSEDRRLSQYLPGSP from the exons ATGGCGGCGATCTACTCCGGCATCTACCTGAAGCTGAAAAGCGCCAAGACTCCATGGGAAGACAAAATCAAACTAGCCCGTTTTGCCTGGGTTTCTCACCAGTGTGTTCTGCCTAATAAAGAGCAA GTATTACTCGATTGGGTAAGCCATGCATTGGTTTCATACTACAATAAGAAATTTGAACTGGAGGAGGAAGTTGTTGAGAAACTCTGGGCATATTTAGACAACGTTATCCATAGTAGAAGACTACAGAATCTCTTAAAGAGTGGGAAGACAATTGGTCTCAGTTTTTCAATTGCACAG gTCATAAATGAAAGATTATCGGAGGCCTGTTCtcaaaaaacacagcaaaacattgGCACAGTGCTGAGTTGCTCCAGTGGCATTCTTTCTACTCCGTCACTCTCCATCATTTACACAGCAAAGTGTGAGCTCTTGGTTGATCTCCTCAGCAAGCTGTCCAAGCTGGCATGTCAGCAGCTGGCTTCTGACGACACCGTGGGCTCCCAGGTGTTCAGTGTCCTCCAACTTACCTTTGCTCAGTACCTCCTGATCCAGAGGCAGCAAACCAACCCGAATCGTGTGTTTGGGCAAGTGACAAGTCACTTGCTGCAGCCATGTCTGCTCCTGAGGCACTTGCTGACTGTGAGGAGCTGGACACAAGCAGATGACAACCACGTGCGTCAGCACCTGAGCAGGGAAATACGAAACCAAGTAGAAACTTTGTTGCAGGCTGGGTTATTCCAACCTGAGCTTTTATCATCTTACAAAGAGGAGCTGCTGCCAGAACAGGAACTCCAAGTGAAGAAGAAAGGAGCTTTGAAAAGTCTTTTGCTACCAGTCAACACAGTGCAGACCAAACTGAGCAGTGGCTTTTGTGAACCTGCCCTCCATGGAGCTGTTGTGGCTGGTTCAGTGTCGCTGCTATATAAGCTCTTTCTGGACTCATACTGTAAGGCAGAAAACCACCTTGCGTGTTTCCATATGCTCAGCAGGCTTTTTAGCTGTCTCAGGTTCCCTGCCCTACAGCAGGGAATACTCTCCCCTGCGGATTGGAGCACAGAGCTACTTGCTTTGGAACAGCTTCTGAACTTGGTGCTTAGCAGTGATATCTATAATGTTGCCAGTGACCGTATCCGGCACAAGGAGATACAATTTGGGTTTTACCGCAAGCTAGCACAGATGTTGGTGAGTCACTCCCAAGCTTCCATCCCTGCTTGGTTCAGGTGTCTCAAGCTCTTGATGTCGTTAAACCACCTTATAATAGAGCCAGACTTGGATGCCTTAGTAGCCTCAGCTTGGATTGATGCTGAGGTCTCCGAGCCACGTACGAAGAAGCCCCAGGAGGCTCTCATCAGCACCATGTTTCAGACTTACTCCAAGCTGCGACAGTTCCCACGGCTCTTTGAGGAGGTGCTGACAGTCATTTGCCGGCCAGCTGCTGATGAACCGAGGCTGCCTGTCTTCTCTGCTGGCCTGACAGGAAAGCTTCGCGAGTGCCTCCTTGAACTGCCACCTAACCAGATTCTGGAcattttgtgtctctgtgtggaGAAATGCCAGACCCTTATCATTCCTGCTGTTGAAAGGTCAGCTGACATGGCCTTGAAGCTGCTCTCACTGAGCTCAGTGCTGCATGCTTTTCTGTTCAACATGAGAAGCCTCGATGATATCACTCCTTCCCCTGTGGTTCTTCGCACTCAGAGTCTGCTGTCAAAGATGCAGAAGGGAATAATCCAGCCActgatggagctgctgcaggctcctagaagagaggaagagaagtcaGACCTTTGGCTAAGAAAGGCCAGTGACTCTGCTCTCCTCCTTGTTTACACTTGGGTTGAGGTGGACACTTTGTTTGGTGTTAGCTGCAGTAAATATGTGTCTCCAGCAGCTGAAATTGCTGGTGCTGTTACTGCAtctgctgcaaggcgctggggcATTCCAGCTTTCCTCTCTGGTGTGGAGGAGCAGTGCTGGGAGAGAGTCATGGAACTTGCAAATAGTTTTGCCTCCACTAGTAAATATTGCTTAGAACTGCTCACGCTTCAGAAAATTAAGATGATCTTAATGCAGACCGAAGCTGACCTACAGGCCTTGCAGCATGCTGCAGCTTTGATCCTGGAGTCTGGGAGATCCAGCATGAGCAGGGGAGAATCTGAACCATGGGATGGAGATATCAGCGCGATAAGTGATCTTACCTACCCCACGGCCCACTGGCACCTTGTCATCTCCAACCTGACTATCCTGTTGCCGTATCTTTCCCTGAAAGATGTAGAGTATATTGCAAATGTGCTTCTAGAGACATTAGTATTGGCCAAAGCTCAGGAAGCGGCTGCAGACCAGGAGCCTTCCATCAGCATTGGAAAGATATCACTTGGTTTGATGCATAGCTCCTTTCTCCCAGAAATGATGGTCCTGCATTGTACTTTTCTGACCAGTCTTATTCATCAGTTCACTAGGGTGCTGCCCTCTGCTGCCAGGGATTCAGTAGATCTGCCACTTCAACAGCTGTCTGCAGGTAATATCCCTTGGCACGAAGAAATCCTGGCTTCTTGCAGACCTGTTGACCCGTTAGAAGCACCATCAGAAAACAAACTGCTGAAGGATGAGCTCAGCTTGTCTCGGAAAACACTGGAGAAAGTTGCCCAATGTATAATATTGTTAGCAAAAAATGGCCGCCCCCTCATCCTGAAGGAAAGCCAGCTAGAAAGCTGCTTGGGTTTGCTCGAAATTGCTTCCCTTCTGAAACTAGACAGTCTTCTTCCCTCTGACTGTACCCGGTGTTTTCTGGTGCTGCTGTCCCTGCTAGCTAATACCAGGGCTAGTGCCTCTTGCAGCAAACCCTTATTGCTGAAGTTTTTAAGTACCTGCTTCCACCTCCTGAGGTGCCTGCACGCTGGCAGGAATGCCAACTCTGTTTTTAAGGTGTTTCATGCCAGCGATGTTCTTGAGACTGTCATGACATCCCAGCTTACAGCTAGCAAATTCTTCACTGATGTTTTGACTGTTCCTGATTGGGCACAGTATCTCCAGGAAGTCCAAGCCTTTTTGGAAGACTTTCTTCGGATGATTGTTGAGAGAAGGCAAAGTGTGAGGCTCAACTTGGAAAAGTTCATGTCTTTCCTGGTGAGCTGCGAGCCAGACATTGGTGCAGCCAAAAGCAAAGGCTGGAAAAATTGGAATCCTGCAGCCGGGCAGTTACTGCTCATGGCATTCACCACACTGTGTCATGTCATCACACTCTACCTAGAGCAGCTGCCACAGAAGAAGCTGCAGTCTACGGATGTACTGTCTGCTCTGTTGGAGCCTGTAGTTCTGCAGATGGTCAGAACTGTTGAACAGGGTCTTCAGAGTAACACCCAAAACCAGCCTTTGCCTGTGACATTCATACCATCTGTCACTACGCTTCTCAAAGCAGATCTGAGCCATGCTGTCAAGAGGGGCTGGCAGAAGGAGCCCAGTGGGTTTTTAGAGCAACCCCGTATTAAACTGTACCAAAAGTTTTACTCCCAGATACTGAGAGAGCTGCCCTGCGCGGGAGATAATCTGCAGTTCCTTCAGTCTGCATTGCAGTTCCTGACAGTCTTCTGCTCAGTGCCAGAGCTGTATCCTGGAGAAGAAACTGCGGTCACGGTTGTTTTTGCTATAAAAAAGCTTCTTGCTG GTGCTGCAGTCACAACCCAGGTGATCCAAAGTGTGGAGACGGAGCTGACAGAGGTACTTGTCCAGCTGCTGGGAAACTGCTCTGCTGAGGAGTTTTATACCATAATGAGGCTTGTGCTGCAAGGACTGGAAATGAAGAACATTTGGCAACAGAAGGCTAAA GAAGTATTGTCGGCTGTTACGCTAATGAAATTGTTGCTCAGCTGCCCATTACGTGGAGACAAAGAGAAAGCTTTCTGGTTTGCCAGCCCACAGATAATCACAGCTTTAGCT CATTCTCCTAACGGTTCCTCTGGATCATCTGAAGACAGAAGACTATCGCAGTATCTTCCTGGGAGTCCATGA
- the URB2 gene encoding unhealthy ribosome biogenesis protein 2 homolog isoform X1: MAAIYSGIYLKLKSAKTPWEDKIKLARFAWVSHQCVLPNKEQVLLDWVSHALVSYYNKKFELEEEVVEKLWAYLDNVIHSRRLQNLLKSGKTIGLSFSIAQVINERLSEACSQKTQQNIGTVLSCSSGILSTPSLSIIYTAKCELLVDLLSKLSKLACQQLASDDTVGSQVFSVLQLTFAQYLLIQRQQTNPNRVFGQVTSHLLQPCLLLRHLLTVRSWTQADDNHVRQHLSREIRNQVETLLQAGLFQPELLSSYKEELLPEQELQVKKKGALKSLLLPVNTVQTKLSSGFCEPALHGAVVAGSVSLLYKLFLDSYCKAENHLACFHMLSRLFSCLRFPALQQGILSPADWSTELLALEQLLNLVLSSDIYNVASDRIRHKEIQFGFYRKLAQMLVSHSQASIPAWFRCLKLLMSLNHLIIEPDLDALVASAWIDAEVSEPRTKKPQEALISTMFQTYSKLRQFPRLFEEVLTVICRPAADEPRLPVFSAGLTGKLRECLLELPPNQILDILCLCVEKCQTLIIPAVERSADMALKLLSLSSVLHAFLFNMRSLDDITPSPVVLRTQSLLSKMQKGIIQPLMELLQAPRREEEKSDLWLRKASDSALLLVYTWVEVDTLFGVSCSKYVSPAAEIAGAVTASAARRWGIPAFLSGVEEQCWERVMELANSFASTSKYCLELLTLQKIKMILMQTEADLQALQHAAALILESGRSSMSRGESEPWDGDISAISDLTYPTAHWHLVISNLTILLPYLSLKDVEYIANVLLETLVLAKAQEAAADQEPSISIGKISLGLMHSSFLPEMMVLHCTFLTSLIHQFTRVLPSAARDSVDLPLQQLSAGNIPWHEEILASCRPVDPLEAPSENKLLKDELSLSRKTLEKVAQCIILLAKNGRPLILKESQLESCLGLLEIASLLKLDSLLPSDCTRCFLVLLSLLANTRASASCSKPLLLKFLSTCFHLLRCLHAGRNANSVFKVFHASDVLETVMTSQLTASKFFTDVLTVPDWAQYLQEVQAFLEDFLRMIVERRQSVRLNLEKFMSFLVSCEPDIGAAKSKGWKNWNPAAGQLLLMAFTTLCHVITLYLEQLPQKKLQSTDVLSALLEPVVLQMVRTVEQGLQSNTQNQPLPVTFIPSVTTLLKADLSHAVKRGWQKEPSGFLEQPRIKLYQKFYSQILRELPCAGDNLQFLQSALQFLTVFCSVPELYPGEETAVTVVFAIKKLLAGAAVTTQVIQSVETELTEVLVQLLGNCSAEEFYTIMRLVLQGLEMKNIWQQKAKEVLSAVTLMKLLLSCPLRGDKEKAFWFASPQIITALAMQTKEACQDQSLIPTIVVPILETVAALLRQGEGVILNPHHVALAFSILLTVPLDHLKTEDYRSIFLGVHEVLFSIVQCHPKVLLKAAPSFLNSFHRLVVSVMHEGRQKGDKGNTDEFEVILKCARLVERMYTHITAEMEDFTVFSAFIVAQYVTELQKVTLHPAVKKHLTEGIYRILDLCIERDIKFLNTSLPAGVREVFKDLYNDYNHYHKAKKQGEEKYTA, encoded by the exons ATGGCGGCGATCTACTCCGGCATCTACCTGAAGCTGAAAAGCGCCAAGACTCCATGGGAAGACAAAATCAAACTAGCCCGTTTTGCCTGGGTTTCTCACCAGTGTGTTCTGCCTAATAAAGAGCAA GTATTACTCGATTGGGTAAGCCATGCATTGGTTTCATACTACAATAAGAAATTTGAACTGGAGGAGGAAGTTGTTGAGAAACTCTGGGCATATTTAGACAACGTTATCCATAGTAGAAGACTACAGAATCTCTTAAAGAGTGGGAAGACAATTGGTCTCAGTTTTTCAATTGCACAG gTCATAAATGAAAGATTATCGGAGGCCTGTTCtcaaaaaacacagcaaaacattgGCACAGTGCTGAGTTGCTCCAGTGGCATTCTTTCTACTCCGTCACTCTCCATCATTTACACAGCAAAGTGTGAGCTCTTGGTTGATCTCCTCAGCAAGCTGTCCAAGCTGGCATGTCAGCAGCTGGCTTCTGACGACACCGTGGGCTCCCAGGTGTTCAGTGTCCTCCAACTTACCTTTGCTCAGTACCTCCTGATCCAGAGGCAGCAAACCAACCCGAATCGTGTGTTTGGGCAAGTGACAAGTCACTTGCTGCAGCCATGTCTGCTCCTGAGGCACTTGCTGACTGTGAGGAGCTGGACACAAGCAGATGACAACCACGTGCGTCAGCACCTGAGCAGGGAAATACGAAACCAAGTAGAAACTTTGTTGCAGGCTGGGTTATTCCAACCTGAGCTTTTATCATCTTACAAAGAGGAGCTGCTGCCAGAACAGGAACTCCAAGTGAAGAAGAAAGGAGCTTTGAAAAGTCTTTTGCTACCAGTCAACACAGTGCAGACCAAACTGAGCAGTGGCTTTTGTGAACCTGCCCTCCATGGAGCTGTTGTGGCTGGTTCAGTGTCGCTGCTATATAAGCTCTTTCTGGACTCATACTGTAAGGCAGAAAACCACCTTGCGTGTTTCCATATGCTCAGCAGGCTTTTTAGCTGTCTCAGGTTCCCTGCCCTACAGCAGGGAATACTCTCCCCTGCGGATTGGAGCACAGAGCTACTTGCTTTGGAACAGCTTCTGAACTTGGTGCTTAGCAGTGATATCTATAATGTTGCCAGTGACCGTATCCGGCACAAGGAGATACAATTTGGGTTTTACCGCAAGCTAGCACAGATGTTGGTGAGTCACTCCCAAGCTTCCATCCCTGCTTGGTTCAGGTGTCTCAAGCTCTTGATGTCGTTAAACCACCTTATAATAGAGCCAGACTTGGATGCCTTAGTAGCCTCAGCTTGGATTGATGCTGAGGTCTCCGAGCCACGTACGAAGAAGCCCCAGGAGGCTCTCATCAGCACCATGTTTCAGACTTACTCCAAGCTGCGACAGTTCCCACGGCTCTTTGAGGAGGTGCTGACAGTCATTTGCCGGCCAGCTGCTGATGAACCGAGGCTGCCTGTCTTCTCTGCTGGCCTGACAGGAAAGCTTCGCGAGTGCCTCCTTGAACTGCCACCTAACCAGATTCTGGAcattttgtgtctctgtgtggaGAAATGCCAGACCCTTATCATTCCTGCTGTTGAAAGGTCAGCTGACATGGCCTTGAAGCTGCTCTCACTGAGCTCAGTGCTGCATGCTTTTCTGTTCAACATGAGAAGCCTCGATGATATCACTCCTTCCCCTGTGGTTCTTCGCACTCAGAGTCTGCTGTCAAAGATGCAGAAGGGAATAATCCAGCCActgatggagctgctgcaggctcctagaagagaggaagagaagtcaGACCTTTGGCTAAGAAAGGCCAGTGACTCTGCTCTCCTCCTTGTTTACACTTGGGTTGAGGTGGACACTTTGTTTGGTGTTAGCTGCAGTAAATATGTGTCTCCAGCAGCTGAAATTGCTGGTGCTGTTACTGCAtctgctgcaaggcgctggggcATTCCAGCTTTCCTCTCTGGTGTGGAGGAGCAGTGCTGGGAGAGAGTCATGGAACTTGCAAATAGTTTTGCCTCCACTAGTAAATATTGCTTAGAACTGCTCACGCTTCAGAAAATTAAGATGATCTTAATGCAGACCGAAGCTGACCTACAGGCCTTGCAGCATGCTGCAGCTTTGATCCTGGAGTCTGGGAGATCCAGCATGAGCAGGGGAGAATCTGAACCATGGGATGGAGATATCAGCGCGATAAGTGATCTTACCTACCCCACGGCCCACTGGCACCTTGTCATCTCCAACCTGACTATCCTGTTGCCGTATCTTTCCCTGAAAGATGTAGAGTATATTGCAAATGTGCTTCTAGAGACATTAGTATTGGCCAAAGCTCAGGAAGCGGCTGCAGACCAGGAGCCTTCCATCAGCATTGGAAAGATATCACTTGGTTTGATGCATAGCTCCTTTCTCCCAGAAATGATGGTCCTGCATTGTACTTTTCTGACCAGTCTTATTCATCAGTTCACTAGGGTGCTGCCCTCTGCTGCCAGGGATTCAGTAGATCTGCCACTTCAACAGCTGTCTGCAGGTAATATCCCTTGGCACGAAGAAATCCTGGCTTCTTGCAGACCTGTTGACCCGTTAGAAGCACCATCAGAAAACAAACTGCTGAAGGATGAGCTCAGCTTGTCTCGGAAAACACTGGAGAAAGTTGCCCAATGTATAATATTGTTAGCAAAAAATGGCCGCCCCCTCATCCTGAAGGAAAGCCAGCTAGAAAGCTGCTTGGGTTTGCTCGAAATTGCTTCCCTTCTGAAACTAGACAGTCTTCTTCCCTCTGACTGTACCCGGTGTTTTCTGGTGCTGCTGTCCCTGCTAGCTAATACCAGGGCTAGTGCCTCTTGCAGCAAACCCTTATTGCTGAAGTTTTTAAGTACCTGCTTCCACCTCCTGAGGTGCCTGCACGCTGGCAGGAATGCCAACTCTGTTTTTAAGGTGTTTCATGCCAGCGATGTTCTTGAGACTGTCATGACATCCCAGCTTACAGCTAGCAAATTCTTCACTGATGTTTTGACTGTTCCTGATTGGGCACAGTATCTCCAGGAAGTCCAAGCCTTTTTGGAAGACTTTCTTCGGATGATTGTTGAGAGAAGGCAAAGTGTGAGGCTCAACTTGGAAAAGTTCATGTCTTTCCTGGTGAGCTGCGAGCCAGACATTGGTGCAGCCAAAAGCAAAGGCTGGAAAAATTGGAATCCTGCAGCCGGGCAGTTACTGCTCATGGCATTCACCACACTGTGTCATGTCATCACACTCTACCTAGAGCAGCTGCCACAGAAGAAGCTGCAGTCTACGGATGTACTGTCTGCTCTGTTGGAGCCTGTAGTTCTGCAGATGGTCAGAACTGTTGAACAGGGTCTTCAGAGTAACACCCAAAACCAGCCTTTGCCTGTGACATTCATACCATCTGTCACTACGCTTCTCAAAGCAGATCTGAGCCATGCTGTCAAGAGGGGCTGGCAGAAGGAGCCCAGTGGGTTTTTAGAGCAACCCCGTATTAAACTGTACCAAAAGTTTTACTCCCAGATACTGAGAGAGCTGCCCTGCGCGGGAGATAATCTGCAGTTCCTTCAGTCTGCATTGCAGTTCCTGACAGTCTTCTGCTCAGTGCCAGAGCTGTATCCTGGAGAAGAAACTGCGGTCACGGTTGTTTTTGCTATAAAAAAGCTTCTTGCTG GTGCTGCAGTCACAACCCAGGTGATCCAAAGTGTGGAGACGGAGCTGACAGAGGTACTTGTCCAGCTGCTGGGAAACTGCTCTGCTGAGGAGTTTTATACCATAATGAGGCTTGTGCTGCAAGGACTGGAAATGAAGAACATTTGGCAACAGAAGGCTAAA GAAGTATTGTCGGCTGTTACGCTAATGAAATTGTTGCTCAGCTGCCCATTACGTGGAGACAAAGAGAAAGCTTTCTGGTTTGCCAGCCCACAGATAATCACAGCTTTAGCT ATGCAAACCAAAGAGGCCTGTCAGGACCAGTCACTGATTCCCACCATAGTTGTACCTATTCTAGAGACCGTAGCGGCTCTGCTAAGGCAAGGAGAAGGGGTTATTTTGAATCCACACCATGTGGCATTGGCTTTCAGCATTCTCCTAACGGTTCCTCTGGATCATCTGAAGACAGAAGACTATCGCAGTATCTTCCTGGGAGTCCATGAAGTGCTCTTCTCTATTGTGCAATGTCATCCAAAG